From one Danio rerio strain Tuebingen ecotype United States chromosome 19, GRCz12tu, whole genome shotgun sequence genomic stretch:
- the abitram gene encoding protein Abitram codes for MEDKEEKKAPSVIDRYFTRWYRTDLKGKPCEDHCILQHSNRICVITLAESHPIFQNGRKIKNINYQISDGCSRLKNKVSGKSKRGGQFLTEFAPLCRITCTDEQEFTIFSCIRGRLLEVNEVILNKPDLLMEKPSTEGYIAVILPKFEESKSVTEGLLTREQYEEILTKRNQQEVPC; via the exons ATGGAAGacaaagaagaaaagaaagcTCCATCAGTAATCGATCGTTATTTCACTCGCTGGTACAGAACTG ATCTGAAAGGAAAGCCATGTGAGGATCACTGCATTCTACAGCACTCTAACAG GATATGCGTAATCACACTCGCAGAGTCTCATCCCATATTTCAGAATGGACGTAAAATTAAAAACATCAACTACCAGATCAGTGACGGATGCAGCCGTCTGAAGAACAAGGTTTCTGGAAAGTCAAAGCGA GGTGGTCAGTTTCTGACAGAGTTTGCCCCTCTATGTAGAATCACATGTACAGATGAACAGGAGTTCACCATATTCAG CTGTATCAGAGGACGACTTCTAGAAGTCAATGAAGTCATTCTAAACAAGCCAGATCTGTTAATGGAAAAG CCTTCCACAGAGGGATACATTGCTGTAATATTACCTAAATTTGAAGAGAGTAAGAGTGTCACAGAGGGTCTTCTGACCAGAGAACAATATGAGGAGATACTTACCAAAAGAAACCAACAAGAAGTGCCTTGCTGA